The stretch of DNA GCCGGGGATGCGGGGCGCACGGGCAGGGGCTCGCGGACGTCGCGCCGATCAACTGCTTGCCGCCCTCGTCGACGCACACGACTGGATGTGCGGGATCGTACGGCAGGGCATACAAATCCAGCACGTCTTCCATGTTCGCTACGAACGCCGCGTTCGCTTTCGGCGGGATGACCCACTGCTGCTTAAGCCAGGGCTTGGGCTCGTTTTTTGAGCGTGCGCCACACCGTCGCCGGGTCGATCGACCCGACGACTTTCAACTCGACCAACTGCTCGGACAACGGCGACATCGTCCAGCGGGCGTGGCCGTCGGGTGCCGGCGAACAGGCGACCGCAACGAGCTGCGCCTCCGGCCGGCCGTCGAGCTTTCGGTACTGGCGGCCCGTGGGACGTTTGCGGTGCAACGCCGCGTCGAGCCCTTCGTCGACGAACGGCCGACGCACGCGCCGCACCGTCATGAACGAACAGTTCAGCGTCCGCCCCGCACGCGTGTCGCTCCAACCGTCCGGCCCGCCTTCGTCAACCTTCAACAGGATACAAGCCCGACGCAGCAACGCCGACGGATGCGTCCCCGTGTGCACGAGGCGATTCAAAGTACGCCGCTGCTCATCGCTCAACACGACCGATACTTTGGAGCAATCGACATGCGTCCTCCTTGACGATCACGCCGATTCCATCACAACGGTTCAACTCAGTTGCAATGAAACACTAGCCCGGGCCTCACCCGACGCAAGCGA from Tepidisphaeraceae bacterium encodes:
- a CDS encoding helix-turn-helix domain-containing protein, with product MNRLVHTGTHPSALLRRACILLKVDEGGPDGWSDTRAGRTLNCSFMTVRRVRRPFVDEGLDAALHRKRPTGRQYRKLDGRPEAQLVAVACSPAPDGHARWTMSPLSEQLVELKVVGSIDPATVWRTLKKRAQALA